The proteins below come from a single Demetria terragena DSM 11295 genomic window:
- a CDS encoding Trp biosynthesis-associated membrane protein has protein sequence MSTEPARAVPKMLVLGTAALAVLVMLASGARTWVTGRVDDPVLSQTAVSVAGSDAASGVLATALVGAAAALAAVTGGRVVRWIGAVSLTASGILGVALTVPALMDPESIVSQHAAAQTGRTGSVDAVAAPTFWVYLSLLAAAVLVLAGGAAIMSVRRWPGLTSRYEAPASGGSTSARATEQESDWDRLSRGEDPT, from the coding sequence ATGAGCACTGAACCCGCGCGCGCTGTCCCCAAGATGCTGGTTCTAGGGACGGCTGCCCTGGCCGTCCTCGTGATGCTCGCCAGTGGAGCCCGGACCTGGGTCACTGGGCGCGTCGATGATCCGGTCCTGTCACAAACCGCAGTGTCGGTGGCGGGTAGCGACGCGGCATCTGGGGTGCTGGCCACCGCCCTGGTCGGCGCCGCTGCCGCGCTTGCCGCAGTCACCGGCGGACGCGTCGTGCGGTGGATCGGCGCTGTGTCGTTGACGGCTTCAGGAATCCTGGGCGTGGCCCTCACCGTGCCAGCGCTTATGGACCCAGAGTCGATTGTGAGCCAACACGCCGCGGCCCAGACCGGACGCACCGGTTCGGTTGATGCCGTGGCTGCGCCCACGTTCTGGGTTTACCTCAGTCTCCTTGCGGCAGCGGTCCTGGTGCTCGCGGGCGGCGCGGCGATCATGAGCGTGCGGCGCTGGCCGGGCCTGACGAGTCGCTATGAAGCACCGGCCTCCGGCGGGTCGACTAGCGCGCGCGCCACCGAGCAAGAGTCGGATTGGGATCGGCTGAGCCGCGGCGAAGACCCGACCTGA
- a CDS encoding anthranilate synthase component I → MTADDVHADLTWGQIWPSFELFVELGRDRRVVPVVRRLLADGETPLGVYRKLAAGRPGTFLLESAEHGGVWSRYSIVGAANSALLTEQDGEAVWLGTPPVGVPTQGRPLDVLRDTVAALATAAIPGLPPLTGGMVGTVTYDAVRNWERLPDTADDVLGLPELGMLLATDLAVLDHRDGSVLLIANAINHDGTEARIDEAYADAVRRIEAMSEALAAPAPSTVAVPRDVNLAVDSTHTRGQFHDVVEACKADIRAGEAFQIVVSQRFSVDCPADGLEVYRALRASNPSPYMYFLRLPHPGGGTYDIVGSSPEALVKVSGRRVITHPIAGSRPRGKAPEEDQQLADELSADPKERAEHLMLVDLSRNDLQRVCDAGTVDTVEFMQVRYYSHIMHLESTVVGQLSEGRSAYDVLASTFPAGTLSGAPKPRAMEIIERLEGTRRGVYGGVVGYLDFAGDLDMAIAIRTAVLRDGVAHVQAGAGIVADSVPESEYQETINKAAAALRAVSTATGMTSLSEGADEH, encoded by the coding sequence ATGACCGCAGATGATGTTCACGCCGACCTGACCTGGGGCCAGATTTGGCCCAGTTTCGAGCTATTCGTCGAGCTCGGGCGCGATCGCCGCGTGGTACCAGTCGTCCGACGCCTCCTCGCCGATGGGGAGACCCCGCTCGGGGTTTATCGAAAGTTGGCGGCGGGGCGCCCAGGCACGTTTCTGCTGGAGTCAGCCGAGCACGGGGGAGTGTGGTCGCGGTATTCCATTGTGGGCGCCGCCAACAGCGCGCTACTGACCGAGCAGGACGGCGAGGCGGTCTGGCTGGGAACCCCACCCGTAGGCGTGCCCACCCAGGGTCGTCCCCTCGATGTTCTGCGCGACACGGTGGCTGCTTTGGCGACCGCAGCCATTCCCGGCCTGCCGCCGCTGACCGGGGGCATGGTCGGCACGGTCACCTATGACGCGGTACGCAACTGGGAACGTCTTCCAGACACTGCCGACGATGTGCTCGGCTTACCCGAGTTGGGCATGCTGCTGGCGACTGATCTCGCGGTTCTGGATCACCGTGACGGGTCAGTGCTATTGATCGCCAACGCTATTAACCACGACGGCACCGAGGCGCGCATTGATGAGGCCTACGCCGACGCGGTGCGCCGCATTGAAGCCATGAGCGAGGCCCTCGCCGCGCCAGCGCCGTCCACGGTCGCTGTTCCTCGCGACGTCAATCTCGCAGTCGACAGCACGCACACCCGCGGGCAATTCCACGACGTGGTCGAGGCGTGCAAGGCCGACATCCGAGCCGGTGAGGCCTTCCAGATCGTGGTGTCTCAACGGTTCTCCGTCGACTGCCCCGCCGATGGGCTGGAGGTCTACCGCGCGCTGCGGGCGTCCAATCCGAGCCCATACATGTACTTCCTCCGGTTGCCGCACCCCGGTGGCGGAACGTACGACATCGTCGGCTCTAGCCCAGAGGCGCTAGTGAAGGTTTCCGGACGCCGAGTCATCACTCACCCGATTGCGGGGTCCCGCCCCAGGGGCAAGGCGCCCGAGGAAGATCAGCAACTCGCGGATGAGTTGTCGGCCGATCCTAAAGAGCGGGCCGAGCACCTGATGCTTGTCGACCTGTCCCGCAACGATCTCCAGCGGGTATGCGACGCCGGAACGGTGGACACCGTCGAGTTCATGCAGGTGCGTTATTACAGCCACATCATGCATCTGGAATCCACCGTGGTCGGTCAGTTGTCCGAGGGCCGAAGTGCCTACGACGTCCTGGCCTCGACCTTCCCGGCCGGCACCTTGTCTGGGGCACCGAAGCCGCGCGCTATGGAGATCATTGAACGTCTCGAAGGCACTCGTCGCGGGGTCTACGGCGGTGTCGTCGGTTATCTCGATTTCGCGGGGGATCTCGACATGGCCATCGCCATCCGGACCGCGGTGCTGCGTGACGGTGTTGCCCACGTCCAGGCTGGAGCCGGCATTGTCGCCGATTCGGTGCCTGAGTCGGAGTATCAGGAAACGATCAACAAGGCAGCGGCTGCGCTACGCGCGGTCTCGACGGCTACGGGCATGACCAGCCTGAGCGAGGGCGCGGATGAGCACTGA
- the lgt gene encoding prolipoprotein diacylglyceryl transferase, with product MIASIPSPTSSVLWLGPIPLRGYALCILAGIAFAIWSTGKRLAARGGDADDALAVAYWSVPFGILGGRLYHVITTPQPYFGENGKPLDAFKIWEGGLGIWGAIALGAVGAWIGCRRYNVRFLVYADAAAPGVAVAQAMGRVGNWFNNELYGEPSDAPWALTIHEMDSGKAVRDTAGDPVVLGTFQPTFLFEMVWLLIVAAVVFLAGRRWSLRQGQSFFLYVLLYPVGRLAIELMRTDPANEILGQRVNVWVSIVVFLGGLAAFLWCRRTQPASPDLVTTPETEDEPRASH from the coding sequence ATGATCGCCAGCATCCCTAGCCCAACGTCCTCCGTTCTGTGGCTCGGACCCATTCCGTTGCGTGGGTATGCCCTGTGCATTCTCGCGGGGATCGCGTTCGCCATCTGGAGCACCGGCAAGCGTCTGGCTGCTCGTGGCGGAGACGCCGATGACGCCTTGGCAGTGGCGTATTGGTCAGTGCCGTTCGGCATCCTGGGCGGGCGGCTGTACCACGTCATCACCACGCCACAGCCATACTTCGGCGAGAACGGCAAGCCCCTCGACGCCTTCAAGATCTGGGAAGGCGGGCTGGGAATCTGGGGTGCGATCGCGCTCGGCGCTGTCGGCGCCTGGATTGGCTGTCGCCGCTACAACGTGCGCTTCTTGGTGTACGCCGATGCCGCAGCCCCCGGCGTTGCTGTCGCCCAAGCGATGGGGCGAGTCGGCAACTGGTTCAACAATGAGTTGTACGGCGAGCCGAGTGATGCCCCATGGGCGTTGACCATTCACGAGATGGATTCGGGCAAGGCGGTACGCGATACCGCTGGTGACCCGGTGGTGCTGGGCACCTTCCAACCCACCTTCCTCTTCGAGATGGTCTGGCTCCTGATCGTCGCCGCAGTGGTGTTCCTGGCCGGACGACGATGGAGTTTGCGGCAAGGGCAGTCGTTCTTCCTGTATGTGCTGCTCTACCCAGTCGGCCGCCTTGCCATTGAGCTGATGCGTACCGACCCGGCGAACGAGATCTTGGGACAACGAGTCAACGTCTGGGTGTCGATCGTGGTCTTCCTCGGTGGGCTCGCGGCGTTCCTGTGGTGTCGGCGTACCCAGCCTGCGTCGCCGGATCTCGTGACGACTCCCGAGACTGAGGACGAACCGCGCGCGTCTCACTAG
- a CDS encoding MauE/DoxX family redox-associated membrane protein: protein MSSTVKDVVGLVLRLVVGAVLVVAGGIKVDNLGESRQATRAYDLMPVDLANFLGSLLPFVEVALGLMLIIGLLTRAAAIGSALLLLAFIGAIASAWARGLTIDCGCFGGGGQVDSQDTRYLQEILRDGALVIGAIWLVVRPRTRFSLDHRLWGD from the coding sequence ATGAGTTCAACCGTCAAGGACGTTGTCGGCCTGGTTTTGCGCCTCGTGGTCGGCGCCGTACTTGTTGTCGCGGGCGGGATCAAGGTCGACAATCTCGGTGAGTCGCGGCAGGCAACACGGGCGTACGACCTCATGCCGGTTGATCTGGCCAACTTCCTTGGCTCACTGCTCCCATTCGTCGAAGTGGCGCTCGGCCTGATGCTCATCATTGGACTCCTCACCCGAGCCGCGGCCATTGGTTCGGCACTGCTGCTGCTCGCGTTTATCGGCGCGATCGCCTCGGCGTGGGCGCGAGGACTGACGATCGACTGTGGCTGCTTCGGCGGCGGTGGGCAGGTCGACAGCCAAGACACGCGCTACCTCCAAGAGATCCTGCGCGACGGTGCCCTCGTGATCGGCGCCATCTGGCTCGTGGTGCGCCCCCGGACCCGATTCAGCCTCGACCACCGGCTGTGGGGCGACTAA
- a CDS encoding ABC transporter ATP-binding protein — MTSQQAESAQVGVGSGLGTWATVRRGLDLSPQLRQGLGLTLFLALIATSGKLLIPLVVQQTLDRGILAEGGPNTDLVLWMVLGAGAAVLLTGLATYLVNVRLVTRSEQGLAELRTKAFRHLHDLSLLTQNNERRGSLVSRVTSDVDTISKFVQFGGLILMISVFQVLMATVLMLFYSPMLTLVVYICFVPLFLLIRRLQGVVGRAFTRVRELVGDMLAAISESVVGAETIRAYGVQDRTGERVDGAIESHRRAAIGALTRAVIAFSTAQLVAGLTTMAVLVVGAWMASDGNLTLGELAAFIFLVNLFVMPVQMATEVLNELQNAVAGWRRVIGILDTPADVTDPPDGVTLPRGPITVDFDKVSFAYPGGETALADVDLTITPSTRVAIVGETGSGKTTLAKLLTRLMDPVDGRVLLDGVDLRDIAFASLRSRVVMVPQEGFLFDDSLLANVRFGRPQATREQVELTFTELGLQDWVESLPHGLETEVGQRGESLSAGERQLVALARAYLADPDLLVLDEATSAVDPSTEVRIQRAVDGLSAGRTSIAIAHRLSTAEAADEVIVVDQGHVVQRGPHSTLLAEEGSVYARLHASWARQQV; from the coding sequence GTGACGTCCCAGCAGGCCGAATCCGCACAGGTCGGCGTGGGGTCCGGTTTAGGCACGTGGGCCACGGTGCGCCGCGGGCTAGACCTGAGTCCCCAACTGCGTCAAGGCTTGGGGCTGACGCTGTTCCTCGCGCTCATCGCGACCTCGGGCAAACTGCTGATCCCGCTGGTGGTTCAGCAGACTCTCGACCGGGGGATCCTCGCCGAGGGCGGCCCCAACACCGACCTCGTGCTGTGGATGGTGCTCGGCGCGGGGGCGGCAGTGCTTCTGACCGGTTTGGCGACTTATCTGGTCAACGTCAGGCTGGTCACCCGCAGCGAGCAGGGTCTCGCGGAATTGCGGACCAAGGCCTTCCGGCATCTGCACGACTTGAGCCTTCTGACGCAGAACAACGAGCGCCGCGGCTCGTTGGTCTCGCGAGTTACCAGCGACGTCGACACGATCAGCAAGTTCGTGCAGTTCGGTGGCCTCATCCTGATGATCTCGGTCTTCCAGGTCTTAATGGCGACCGTGCTGATGCTGTTCTACAGCCCCATGCTGACGCTGGTGGTCTACATCTGCTTCGTGCCGTTGTTCCTGCTCATCCGGCGGTTGCAAGGGGTCGTCGGTCGCGCCTTTACGCGGGTCCGCGAGCTGGTCGGCGACATGCTGGCGGCGATCTCGGAGTCGGTGGTTGGCGCGGAGACCATTCGTGCGTACGGCGTCCAAGACCGGACCGGCGAACGCGTGGACGGCGCGATTGAGTCCCACCGGCGAGCGGCTATCGGCGCCCTGACGCGTGCGGTTATTGCCTTCAGCACGGCTCAACTGGTGGCCGGGCTGACGACGATGGCCGTGCTGGTTGTCGGCGCGTGGATGGCCTCCGACGGCAACCTGACGTTGGGCGAACTCGCGGCGTTCATCTTCTTGGTCAATCTGTTCGTGATGCCAGTGCAGATGGCGACCGAAGTCCTCAATGAACTGCAGAACGCGGTCGCCGGGTGGCGGCGCGTGATCGGAATCCTCGACACGCCCGCCGATGTGACTGACCCACCGGACGGCGTCACCTTGCCGCGCGGACCCATCACAGTGGACTTCGACAAGGTGTCCTTCGCCTACCCCGGCGGGGAGACGGCTCTGGCTGATGTCGACCTGACCATCACGCCGAGCACTCGGGTGGCCATTGTCGGTGAAACCGGTTCCGGCAAGACCACCCTGGCCAAGTTGTTGACTCGCCTGATGGACCCGGTGGATGGCCGAGTGCTTCTCGACGGAGTGGATCTCAGGGACATCGCGTTCGCGTCACTGCGCTCTCGAGTGGTCATGGTCCCGCAGGAGGGCTTCCTGTTCGATGACAGTTTGTTGGCCAACGTGCGCTTTGGTCGGCCACAAGCAACCCGCGAACAGGTGGAGTTGACCTTCACCGAGCTCGGGCTCCAGGACTGGGTCGAATCGCTGCCGCACGGGCTGGAAACAGAGGTGGGACAACGAGGTGAGTCGCTCTCGGCAGGCGAGCGACAACTCGTGGCTCTCGCGCGTGCCTACCTGGCCGACCCTGACCTGCTTGTCCTCGATGAGGCGACCTCCGCCGTGGACCCATCCACGGAGGTCCGCATCCAGCGCGCCGTTGATGGACTGTCCGCCGGGCGTACCTCCATCGCGATTGCGCATCGACTCTCGACCGCCGAAGCCGCCGACGAGGTCATCGTGGTCGATCAGGGTCACGTGGTGCAGCGTGGTCCGCACTCCACGCTTCTGGCCGAAGAAGGCAGCGTGTACGCCCGGCTGCACGCCTCGTGGGCACGCCAGCAGGTCTAG
- the hisI gene encoding phosphoribosyl-AMP cyclohydrolase, protein MIDQTAPSLAPEIAALLSRNPNGLIAAVIQQYDSGDVLMLGWMDDEALRRTLSEGRVTFWSRSREEYWRKGDTSGHIQVVREVSLDCDGDALLVQVDQHGAACHTGEESCFYRDLSATVG, encoded by the coding sequence GTGATCGACCAGACTGCCCCCTCGCTTGCCCCTGAGATCGCCGCCCTGCTGTCCCGTAATCCCAATGGACTTATTGCCGCAGTCATCCAGCAATACGACAGCGGTGACGTGCTCATGTTGGGCTGGATGGACGACGAGGCGCTGCGCCGAACGCTCTCCGAGGGCCGCGTGACCTTCTGGTCGCGAAGCCGCGAGGAGTATTGGCGCAAAGGCGACACCTCCGGGCACATCCAGGTCGTGCGCGAGGTGTCCCTTGACTGCGATGGTGACGCCCTTCTCGTGCAAGTTGATCAGCACGGTGCCGCCTGCCACACCGGCGAGGAATCCTGTTTCTACCGCGACCTGTCGGCGACTGTCGGATGA
- the trpB gene encoding tryptophan synthase subunit beta: protein MTDTTVPTDANVQTGLGRFGEFGGRYVPEALVAALEELDEQRLKANHDPGFIGELAELHRSYTGRPSIITEVPRFAEHCGGARVVLKREDLNHTGSHKINNVLGQALLTKRMGKTRVIAETGAGQHGVATATAAALLGLDCVIYMGRVDTERQALNVARMRLLGAQVVPVDHGSRTLKDAVNEAFRDWVANVEHSHYVLGTVTGPYPFPEMVRDFHRIIGVEARQQVLDAYGRLPDAICACVGGGSNAMGIFHRFIDDSGVRLIGLEAAGEGLESGRHAARFSGQAIPGVLHGAFTYVLQDEDGQTVESHSVSAGLDYPSVGPEHSFLRDSGRAEYDSITDDEAMEAFRLLARTEGILPAIESAHALAGAMKVGRDLGPEGFVLVSLSGRGDKDVDSAARWFGLLDEGEV from the coding sequence ATGACTGATACCACCGTGCCAACAGATGCCAACGTCCAGACCGGTCTTGGTCGGTTCGGAGAGTTTGGTGGCCGCTACGTGCCAGAGGCGTTGGTCGCCGCACTTGAAGAACTCGACGAGCAGCGGCTCAAGGCCAACCACGATCCAGGTTTTATCGGCGAGCTCGCCGAACTGCATCGCAGTTATACCGGGCGGCCGAGCATCATCACCGAGGTGCCTCGGTTCGCCGAGCACTGCGGTGGTGCCCGTGTGGTCCTGAAGCGAGAAGACCTCAATCACACGGGCTCGCACAAGATCAACAACGTGCTGGGTCAGGCGCTGCTCACCAAGCGAATGGGCAAAACCCGCGTGATCGCCGAAACGGGTGCGGGCCAGCATGGTGTCGCGACCGCAACGGCTGCCGCGCTGCTCGGCCTGGACTGCGTGATCTACATGGGCCGAGTCGATACCGAGCGCCAAGCCCTCAACGTCGCGCGGATGAGATTGCTCGGGGCTCAGGTCGTGCCCGTCGATCATGGCAGCCGCACCCTCAAAGACGCAGTCAACGAGGCCTTTCGTGACTGGGTCGCCAACGTTGAGCACAGTCATTACGTCCTAGGCACCGTGACCGGCCCCTACCCATTCCCCGAAATGGTGCGGGACTTCCATCGCATCATCGGCGTGGAGGCGCGCCAGCAGGTGCTCGATGCCTACGGACGCCTGCCCGATGCGATCTGTGCCTGCGTGGGCGGTGGGTCTAACGCCATGGGCATCTTTCACCGGTTCATTGACGACTCCGGAGTCAGGCTCATTGGTCTGGAGGCGGCTGGCGAAGGCCTGGAGTCGGGTCGTCACGCCGCCAGGTTCAGCGGTCAGGCGATCCCAGGCGTGCTGCACGGAGCCTTCACCTACGTTCTTCAGGACGAAGACGGACAGACCGTCGAATCCCATTCAGTGTCAGCGGGATTGGACTATCCGAGTGTCGGACCCGAACACTCATTCCTCCGAGATAGCGGTCGCGCAGAGTACGACTCGATCACCGACGACGAGGCGATGGAGGCGTTCCGATTGCTGGCGCGCACCGAGGGCATCCTCCCGGCGATCGAATCTGCCCACGCGCTGGCAGGCGCCATGAAGGTCGGTCGAGACCTGGGGCCGGAGGGCTTCGTGCTGGTCAGTCTGTCCGGGCGAGGCGACAAAGACGTGGATTCCGCCGCCCGGTGGTTCGGACTGCTTGATGAAGGAGAGGTCTGA
- a CDS encoding HGxxPAAW family protein, which yields MAEVDPYHGSTDDHGASTAAWSGVLALILASGLIAVGVYINNDLITVVGVVVGVLGLVGAIVMAKLGFGVAAKRREMADLRASGSSPASHH from the coding sequence ATGGCCGAGGTAGACCCATACCACGGAAGCACTGATGACCACGGCGCAAGCACGGCGGCGTGGAGTGGTGTGCTGGCGCTGATCCTGGCCTCTGGTCTGATCGCAGTCGGGGTCTACATCAACAACGACCTCATCACCGTGGTGGGCGTCGTGGTGGGCGTCCTGGGCCTGGTCGGCGCGATTGTCATGGCCAAACTTGGCTTCGGCGTGGCAGCCAAGCGGCGCGAAATGGCCGACCTCCGGGCATCCGGCTCGTCGCCCGCATCGCACCACTGA
- the trpC gene encoding indole-3-glycerol phosphate synthase TrpC yields MSTVLDEIIVGVRADLRDRQSATSLADLRGRLRDQPPARDAISALRADGPLKVIAEVKRRSPSKGDLSAIPDPAALASAYARGGASIISVLTEQRRFGGSLADLQAVRAAVETPLLRKDFVVESYQIDEARAHGADVILLIVAALEQPLLADLYAQVLDHGMTPLIEVHDEAETARAVELGAEVIGVNARNLKTLEVDRSVFSRLAELIPADRIKVAESGVRGPADAAEYAAVGAHAVLVGEALVTGGDPASAVEQMRQTGARS; encoded by the coding sequence GTGTCTACCGTTCTTGACGAGATCATCGTTGGCGTGCGCGCCGACTTGCGGGACCGCCAATCCGCGACGTCCCTTGCTGACCTTCGGGGGCGGTTGAGGGATCAACCCCCGGCACGCGATGCCATCAGCGCCTTACGTGCCGATGGCCCGCTCAAAGTCATCGCCGAGGTGAAGCGCCGTAGCCCGAGCAAGGGCGACCTCTCGGCCATCCCCGACCCCGCTGCCCTCGCCAGCGCCTACGCGCGCGGGGGCGCGAGCATTATCTCCGTTTTGACCGAGCAACGTCGCTTTGGCGGCAGTCTGGCTGACCTGCAGGCCGTTCGTGCGGCGGTCGAAACTCCTTTACTCCGAAAGGATTTCGTCGTCGAGTCCTACCAAATCGACGAGGCTCGCGCCCACGGCGCCGACGTCATTTTGCTGATCGTGGCCGCCTTGGAGCAGCCGTTGCTCGCCGATCTTTACGCCCAGGTGCTCGATCACGGAATGACACCGTTGATCGAGGTGCACGATGAAGCGGAGACCGCCCGAGCGGTCGAACTTGGTGCCGAGGTCATTGGTGTTAACGCCCGCAATCTCAAGACCCTCGAGGTTGACCGTTCGGTTTTCAGCCGACTTGCCGAACTCATTCCGGCAGATCGCATCAAGGTTGCTGAGTCCGGGGTCCGCGGACCTGCCGATGCAGCCGAGTATGCCGCTGTCGGAGCCCATGCCGTGCTCGTCGGTGAGGCCCTGGTGACCGGGGGCGACCCAGCCAGCGCCGTGGAACAGATGCGTCAGACCGGAGCCCGTTCATGA
- a CDS encoding DsbA family protein: protein MPRPDASAKLSATKPPQGPSKVLIGAVIAVVLIIVGGIAWLRTDPFAGPAAAAPQGGVAGGKGVVMYPGKAKAGAPVVDLYEDFQCPICGQLEQANGKSMTEMAKAGDIKLVVHTMSFLDGNLGNDSSARAANAASCAADAGAFPEYHAAVFAAQPEKEGNGYSDKTLKAAAQSAGIKGKKLTTFTQCVDKGSYGGYVEDTQKAAEEAGVNGSPQIKVDGESLDEAQMRTLIEKPNSFSQILKQAS, encoded by the coding sequence ATGCCGCGTCCCGACGCCTCTGCGAAGTTGTCAGCGACGAAGCCTCCGCAGGGACCATCCAAAGTTCTCATTGGCGCGGTGATTGCGGTGGTGCTGATCATCGTGGGTGGAATCGCCTGGCTGCGGACAGACCCGTTTGCCGGGCCAGCCGCCGCCGCGCCACAGGGCGGCGTCGCCGGTGGCAAGGGCGTCGTGATGTATCCCGGCAAGGCCAAGGCAGGTGCGCCGGTGGTCGATCTCTACGAGGATTTCCAGTGCCCCATCTGCGGGCAACTCGAACAGGCCAACGGCAAGTCGATGACGGAGATGGCGAAGGCAGGAGACATCAAGTTGGTCGTGCACACCATGTCCTTCCTCGACGGGAATCTTGGCAACGATTCCTCCGCGCGGGCAGCCAATGCGGCGTCGTGCGCCGCTGACGCGGGTGCCTTTCCTGAGTACCACGCGGCCGTGTTTGCGGCTCAGCCTGAGAAAGAAGGCAACGGCTACTCGGACAAGACGTTGAAGGCCGCCGCGCAGTCCGCCGGCATCAAGGGCAAGAAGTTGACCACCTTCACCCAGTGTGTGGACAAGGGCAGTTACGGCGGTTACGTCGAGGACACGCAGAAGGCGGCAGAAGAGGCCGGGGTCAACGGCTCCCCGCAGATTAAGGTTGACGGTGAGAGCCTCGACGAGGCGCAGATGAGAACGTTGATCGAGAAGCCCAACAGTTTCTCCCAGATCCTGAAGCAGGCTTCGTGA
- the trpA gene encoding tryptophan synthase subunit alpha translates to MSSLATQLDACRAQNRPAVVGYLPVGFPDVEGSIEAMRALVESGVDIVEVGLPYTDPLMDGPVIQTAATRALESGVRVRDVFRAVKAIDEAGAAAVVMTYWNPVLRYGVDEFAHDLAAAGGSGMITPDLVPDEAAPWMSASEEHGLDRVFLVAPSSTAERLASTTAASSGFVYAASLMGVTGARTAVDDAAELLVSRVREVSDLPVCVGLGVSTRDQVAQIGRYADGVIIGSALVRCLVDADTPADGLRALRHVASELVAGAHESRR, encoded by the coding sequence ATGAGCAGCCTGGCCACTCAATTGGACGCGTGCCGTGCGCAAAACCGGCCAGCGGTCGTCGGATACCTCCCGGTGGGCTTTCCCGACGTCGAGGGGTCGATCGAGGCCATGCGCGCCCTGGTCGAGTCCGGGGTCGACATTGTCGAGGTCGGATTGCCGTACACCGACCCACTCATGGATGGGCCCGTGATCCAGACGGCTGCCACGCGGGCGCTCGAGAGTGGCGTACGCGTTCGTGACGTATTCCGGGCGGTCAAGGCCATCGATGAGGCCGGGGCAGCAGCCGTTGTCATGACCTACTGGAACCCAGTGTTGCGTTATGGGGTAGACGAATTCGCGCACGATCTGGCAGCAGCCGGGGGTAGCGGGATGATCACTCCCGACCTTGTTCCCGATGAGGCGGCGCCCTGGATGTCCGCCAGCGAGGAACACGGGCTTGACCGAGTTTTCCTCGTCGCGCCGTCGTCCACGGCTGAACGACTCGCCTCCACCACAGCCGCGTCCAGTGGCTTTGTCTACGCGGCGTCACTCATGGGTGTCACCGGTGCTCGAACGGCCGTTGATGATGCCGCCGAGTTGCTGGTGAGCCGAGTACGCGAGGTCTCCGATCTCCCGGTGTGTGTAGGCCTCGGCGTCTCCACCCGCGACCAGGTGGCCCAGATCGGTCGCTATGCCGACGGCGTCATCATCGGATCAGCGCTCGTGCGCTGCCTCGTGGACGCTGACACCCCCGCGGATGGCCTGAGGGCCTTGCGGCATGTCGCGAGCGAGCTAGTGGCTGGGGCTCACGAGAGTCGCCGGTGA